Proteins encoded within one genomic window of Alteribacter populi:
- a CDS encoding LacI family DNA-binding transcriptional regulator, with the protein MAKIDDVAKRANVSKGTVSNVFSQKRPISEKVKKRVLEAAKDLKYTPNHIARSLVTKKTMTISLNIPYSKNLSLSTFHTNLINGVITEASLQNYRILIDTLSQDQLELPYISRDAMDGVILLDPRADDNRMEYLTHFDIPFVVIGQPPEEYLGKAPYVDNNNVEIAKEITTYLLKKGHERILYLNAPTLMTVSKVREKGYLKAFHDLNISTNSSKIIFKDTLKGDPSVYGYEKVMECFRNEKERFTAIIVDTDKVALGAIRALKELDLKVPDDVSIVALSDDLVLSHELDPPLSTVDMHATKLGYESVRMLFAQIGIGEHERSKSKIVKARFNVRGSCEIAKGSKRTLGSDFIKIE; encoded by the coding sequence ATGGCTAAAATTGATGATGTTGCCAAAAGAGCCAACGTCTCAAAAGGGACTGTTTCTAACGTATTTAGTCAGAAACGCCCTATCAGTGAAAAGGTTAAAAAGAGAGTGTTGGAAGCAGCAAAAGATTTAAAATATACACCGAACCATATTGCTCGTAGTTTAGTCACAAAGAAAACAATGACCATTTCGCTTAACATTCCGTATTCTAAAAACTTATCATTAAGTACGTTTCACACGAATTTAATTAATGGCGTCATTACGGAAGCATCGTTACAAAATTATCGGATATTAATTGATACGTTATCCCAAGACCAACTTGAACTCCCCTATATTTCAAGAGACGCAATGGACGGGGTTATTCTATTAGATCCACGTGCTGATGATAATCGTATGGAATACCTCACTCATTTTGATATCCCATTTGTGGTCATTGGTCAGCCACCTGAAGAATATTTAGGTAAAGCTCCTTATGTAGATAATAATAATGTTGAAATTGCTAAAGAAATAACAACTTACCTTTTGAAAAAAGGGCATGAAAGAATCCTTTATTTAAATGCTCCCACCCTTATGACGGTTTCAAAGGTAAGGGAAAAAGGTTATCTTAAAGCTTTTCATGATTTAAATATATCCACAAATTCATCAAAAATCATTTTCAAAGATACCTTAAAAGGAGACCCAAGTGTATATGGATACGAAAAGGTAATGGAATGTTTCCGAAACGAAAAGGAGAGGTTCACAGCTATTATCGTAGATACGGATAAAGTAGCTTTGGGTGCGATACGAGCATTAAAAGAATTGGACCTAAAAGTCCCTGATGACGTTTCAATCGTGGCACTAAGTGATGACTTAGTTCTTTCTCATGAACTAGACCCGCCATTGTCAACTGTTGATATGCACGCAACAAAGTTAGGGTATGAATCGGTCCGTATGTTATTTGCTCAAATAGGAATTGGTGAGCATGAAAGGTCTAAATCAAAGATTGTAAAAGCTCGTTTTAATGTTCGGGGTTCATGTGAAATA
- a CDS encoding CehA/McbA family metallohydrolase has product MNKPILTSDKITLTLKESISEERQGEYITLHFDVPEAIEEINVRLIVKNEKGNTIDLGLEGPSGMKGWSGGARRSIFVREDRATPGYLIEEIDPGKWGVVLNAYKVKGVCNVEVKVDMQPEAPRWIKGDLHMHSNHSDSPYSLSEVIVNAKEAGLEYIALTDHNTFSQNEAFEPQEDLVIIPAVELTTNRGHSNFYGVKKPFNDFRCQSMADVKHVIAEGEANGALISVNHPHCDHCWWEWGLEEFEFDYVEVWNGPWRERNLRTLHWWQSQLGLGKRMIALGGSDKHGPDEWIKYGGPTTFIKASKHSPEGILGAIKEGRACIASSPEGPLIDLEINGHRMGETLLVSEESSYLDLHVTIESFNGGRMKVYSSDGLSFERTLNQGNHRLTFQVKPSNSFYRIELWGEDKQLQDFTPQAISNPIFLKTTGADSNG; this is encoded by the coding sequence ATGAATAAACCGATATTAACCTCAGATAAGATAACGCTGACACTGAAAGAAAGCATATCAGAAGAAAGACAAGGAGAATATATCACACTTCACTTTGATGTTCCAGAAGCTATTGAAGAAATTAATGTTCGTTTAATCGTGAAAAATGAAAAGGGAAATACTATTGATTTAGGCCTTGAAGGACCTTCTGGGATGAAGGGTTGGAGCGGTGGTGCTAGGAGAAGCATTTTTGTTAGGGAAGACAGAGCTACTCCAGGCTATTTAATTGAAGAAATTGATCCTGGAAAATGGGGAGTCGTGTTGAACGCGTATAAGGTAAAAGGAGTATGCAACGTAGAAGTGAAGGTTGATATGCAACCCGAAGCCCCTCGGTGGATAAAAGGAGATTTGCATATGCATTCAAATCATAGTGACTCTCCCTATTCATTATCAGAAGTGATAGTGAATGCCAAAGAAGCCGGCCTGGAGTATATTGCTTTAACAGATCATAATACGTTTAGTCAAAATGAGGCGTTCGAACCTCAAGAAGATTTAGTCATTATCCCTGCAGTAGAGTTGACGACAAATCGAGGTCATAGTAATTTTTACGGAGTGAAAAAACCGTTTAATGATTTCAGATGTCAATCAATGGCTGATGTGAAACATGTCATTGCGGAAGGTGAAGCAAATGGTGCACTGATTTCTGTTAATCACCCTCACTGCGATCATTGCTGGTGGGAATGGGGGCTTGAAGAGTTTGAATTTGATTATGTTGAGGTATGGAACGGCCCTTGGCGAGAGAGAAATTTGCGGACATTGCATTGGTGGCAGAGTCAGCTAGGGTTAGGAAAACGGATGATTGCTTTAGGTGGTAGTGATAAGCATGGTCCTGATGAATGGATTAAATACGGTGGTCCGACAACTTTTATAAAAGCCTCTAAACATAGCCCCGAAGGAATTTTGGGAGCAATAAAGGAGGGTAGAGCATGCATAGCCTCCTCTCCAGAAGGACCATTAATAGATTTGGAGATAAATGGTCATAGGATGGGAGAAACCTTGCTGGTTTCAGAAGAGTCCAGCTATCTTGATTTGCATGTTACCATTGAAAGCTTTAATGGCGGGAGAATGAAAGTATATTCATCAGATGGCTTATCATTTGAACGTACCTTAAATCAAGGTAATCATCGGTTAACATTTCAGGTTAAACCCTCTAACAGTTTTTACCGAATAGAATTATGGGGGGAAGATAAACAGTTACAAGACTTTACTCCTCAAGCGATAAGCAATCCGATATTTTTAAAGACAACAGGGGCTGATAGCAATGGCTAA
- a CDS encoding carbohydrate ABC transporter permease, with protein MAKKKRINKIIIYTLATIVLIGFVGPYLWMLATSLKSQGDVMAWPPKIIPTELHWENYARIWQGTILPTAFMNSVIVATIATAMNVFFASLAAFAFARLEFPGRNGLFLGVLATMMVPAGLMVVPLFAMIRNIPFTGPSGWLDSYAGLIIPTAITGFAIFLLRQYFLSIPKDLDDQAAIDGCTKFQVYWRIILPLSKPALGLVAIFTFLGNWNEYLWHLTVARSEQMYTIQIALARFQTEHNIEWSLIMAGATTAAVPMMILYFTLQPLFEKGLGGIGSGMKD; from the coding sequence ATGGCGAAAAAGAAGAGAATAAATAAAATTATTATTTATACTTTAGCAACAATTGTTTTAATTGGGTTTGTAGGGCCCTATTTATGGATGTTAGCTACTTCATTAAAAAGCCAAGGGGATGTAATGGCATGGCCGCCAAAGATTATACCTACAGAGCTTCATTGGGAAAACTATGCAAGAATTTGGCAAGGAACAATATTACCGACTGCCTTTATGAATAGTGTTATTGTGGCAACCATTGCTACAGCTATGAATGTGTTTTTTGCTTCTTTAGCAGCTTTCGCATTTGCGAGGTTAGAATTTCCGGGAAGAAATGGTTTGTTTCTTGGAGTTTTAGCAACGATGATGGTGCCAGCTGGCTTAATGGTTGTTCCATTGTTTGCAATGATCCGCAATATTCCATTTACAGGGCCTTCAGGTTGGTTAGACAGCTATGCGGGTCTCATTATTCCTACTGCTATCACAGGATTTGCGATATTTTTATTAAGGCAATACTTTCTATCTATACCGAAAGATTTGGATGATCAAGCGGCGATTGATGGTTGTACAAAATTTCAAGTCTATTGGAGAATTATTTTGCCGCTAAGTAAACCTGCTTTAGGATTAGTAGCCATTTTTACGTTCTTAGGGAACTGGAATGAATATTTATGGCATTTAACCGTTGCTAGATCAGAGCAAATGTATACAATTCAAATTGCTTTGGCTAGATTTCAAACCGAACATAACATTGAATGGTCTTTAATTATGGCAGGGGCTACAACAGCAGCGGTGCCTATGATGATCCTTTATTTCACATTACAACCACTATTTGAAAAAGGCTTAGGTGGTATAGGGAGTGGGATGAAAGACTGA
- a CDS encoding carbohydrate ABC transporter permease, translating into MIPKQNSSVATAKHSPLPTKVKKKNRWKDYLGSYMFVFPAVSLLFTFSFVPIIYLVYLSFHRYRLPDSPTFIGLDNYSRLMSDGVFWKSIGNTMIYTFGSMFLGLFAALCIAVLLNRAFHGRRFYKVFYFLPAVTSDVISAMIFLWIFDHNLGIMNYFLTTIGIAQPTNWLLDPFWAMVILIFVGSWRGASYNIPIFLAGLEGVPKSYYEAAEIDGANGWHKFWKITIPSIMPISVYCMVMSIIGSFQVVAIVDVLTDGGPRNSTLVAIKYVWQQSFEFNYVGYGATLSLFIFPFLFLVTWLNLKLSSRSE; encoded by the coding sequence ATGATACCAAAGCAGAATAGTTCAGTGGCTACTGCAAAACACTCTCCCTTACCTACTAAAGTAAAAAAGAAAAACAGATGGAAAGACTACCTTGGCTCATATATGTTCGTTTTTCCCGCAGTATCTTTATTGTTTACATTTTCATTTGTACCGATTATTTACCTTGTATATCTTAGTTTTCATCGTTACCGATTACCTGATTCCCCCACCTTTATAGGTCTGGATAATTATTCTAGGTTAATGTCGGACGGCGTGTTTTGGAAAAGTATCGGGAATACGATGATTTATACATTTGGTTCCATGTTTCTTGGGTTGTTTGCTGCTTTGTGTATAGCTGTTTTATTAAACAGAGCTTTTCATGGCAGACGCTTTTATAAAGTGTTTTACTTCTTACCAGCCGTAACCTCGGATGTTATTTCAGCTATGATTTTCTTATGGATCTTTGATCACAATTTAGGGATTATGAATTACTTTTTAACAACGATTGGAATTGCTCAGCCAACAAATTGGTTGCTAGATCCGTTTTGGGCTATGGTGATTCTAATATTTGTAGGTTCATGGCGCGGGGCGTCTTATAACATTCCTATCTTTCTTGCCGGTCTTGAAGGAGTTCCAAAATCATATTACGAGGCAGCTGAAATTGACGGTGCAAATGGATGGCATAAGTTCTGGAAGATTACCATCCCTTCGATTATGCCTATTTCAGTATACTGTATGGTCATGTCAATCATTGGTTCTTTCCAAGTCGTTGCGATTGTGGACGTATTAACGGATGGAGGACCTCGAAACAGTACATTAGTAGCGATTAAATACGTGTGGCAACAATCGTTTGAGTTTAACTATGTTGGCTATGGCGCAACCCTATCACTATTTATATTCCCGTTCTTATTCTTAGTGACTTGGTTAAACTTAAAGCTTTCCTCTAGGAGTGAGTAA
- a CDS encoding ABC transporter substrate-binding protein, translating into MKKFFFLSFVLAFSLVLFTACSDADETSQANNGDDDPDQSEDQGQDSDGADRDLASEGLPEFNEEIANLDDTTIEVWLAADYVDEAPVVDAIEEFMEVYPNITVETAGHTWQDMQNQVRLAVNGGAAPDLAHHHAFAMGSQGLAEPVDDLWEEWGAEDEFLPGAVDNVTWEGTKYGVPIDINTTFYLYNTEMFEEKGLEPPTTLEELTEVSKAVSEGEDGLAGFVPSASGWGLHGFIVASGGDVLTEVEGQFQPDLNNDTVKEVVKAYTELATVHDVAPIPPAQARQSDHPVAMFGNERAAAIVSGPFDISRIENEFPEMYDKVGTAPIPGSDRGSVAGGGSMFVPRGSENKEISFELMKWIISDKYGIRMAAEMGRHPVKEHLYEDELYADPLLEPFVETLPYAEQFYLEAFPEANDAHGQAFRNVFDGDDVEEAFNEAQRLAEEAFERENQ; encoded by the coding sequence ATGAAAAAGTTTTTCTTTCTGTCTTTTGTTTTAGCTTTTAGTTTGGTATTGTTCACAGCTTGTTCGGATGCGGATGAAACTAGCCAAGCGAACAACGGGGATGATGATCCAGATCAAAGTGAAGATCAAGGCCAAGATTCTGATGGAGCAGATCGTGACTTAGCTTCAGAAGGATTACCAGAATTCAATGAGGAGATTGCTAACTTGGATGACACAACAATTGAAGTATGGTTAGCAGCAGATTACGTTGATGAAGCCCCTGTCGTTGATGCCATTGAGGAGTTTATGGAAGTGTACCCAAACATTACAGTCGAGACAGCAGGTCATACATGGCAAGATATGCAAAACCAAGTTCGCTTAGCTGTGAATGGCGGAGCTGCACCTGACTTAGCACACCATCATGCTTTTGCGATGGGAAGTCAAGGGTTAGCTGAACCGGTAGATGACCTATGGGAAGAATGGGGAGCAGAAGATGAGTTCTTACCTGGTGCAGTGGATAACGTGACTTGGGAAGGAACAAAGTACGGTGTACCTATCGATATTAATACAACCTTCTACCTTTATAACACTGAGATGTTTGAGGAAAAAGGACTTGAACCACCGACAACGTTAGAAGAACTGACAGAAGTATCAAAAGCGGTTTCTGAAGGGGAAGACGGACTAGCTGGTTTTGTTCCTTCAGCTAGTGGCTGGGGGTTACATGGCTTTATTGTAGCGTCCGGTGGAGATGTGCTAACAGAGGTAGAGGGACAATTTCAACCCGACTTAAATAACGATACCGTTAAAGAAGTTGTCAAAGCGTATACGGAGTTAGCGACAGTCCATGATGTAGCTCCAATTCCACCAGCTCAGGCGAGACAATCAGATCACCCGGTAGCGATGTTTGGAAATGAACGTGCTGCTGCTATTGTTTCGGGTCCATTTGATATTTCCAGAATTGAAAATGAATTCCCGGAAATGTACGACAAGGTTGGTACGGCACCGATTCCTGGATCTGATCGAGGTTCAGTAGCTGGTGGAGGGAGTATGTTCGTACCAAGAGGCTCAGAAAATAAAGAAATTTCCTTTGAGCTAATGAAGTGGATCATTTCTGATAAGTATGGAATTAGAATGGCTGCTGAAATGGGAAGACACCCAGTAAAAGAGCATTTATATGAAGATGAGCTTTATGCTGATCCGCTATTGGAACCATTTGTGGAGACGTTACCTTATGCTGAACAATTCTATCTAGAAGCATTCCCTGAAGCAAATGATGCTCATGGTCAGGCATTCAGAAATGTATTCGACGGTGATGATGTCGAAGAGGCATTTAATGAAGCACAAAGGTTAGCAGAAGAAGCATTTGAAAGAGAAAATCAATAA
- a CDS encoding sugar phosphate isomerase/epimerase family protein has translation MAMKFAAQLYTLRNELKEDFPSVLRELKNRGWEAVQIDGLFGYKAGQIAEVLEETGLKTAGMHIGLDRMKNDLDNVIKEALLFGSKDIFCHYMEEPMQNIEGYKQAKSELLETAQKLAPLGFRVGYHNHDFEFKTMVDGKNALEYVLEPTGNQFIYPEIDTYWIKKAEHDPLKFIKKYTGRTPYLHLKDMTTDGREFFAEIGTGSIDFEAILSWGKQNGVEWYVVEQDECKGSPLDSLSVSLENLKTIEGKLS, from the coding sequence ATGGCAATGAAGTTCGCAGCTCAGTTATACACCCTTCGTAATGAATTGAAAGAGGACTTTCCGAGTGTTTTAAGAGAATTGAAGAACCGGGGATGGGAAGCCGTTCAAATTGATGGTTTATTCGGATATAAAGCAGGGCAAATTGCGGAAGTACTCGAAGAAACTGGGCTTAAAACGGCGGGTATGCATATTGGCCTGGATAGAATGAAAAATGATTTAGACAATGTAATAAAAGAAGCATTATTATTTGGTTCAAAAGATATATTTTGTCACTACATGGAAGAACCTATGCAAAACATTGAAGGGTATAAACAAGCAAAATCAGAATTGCTTGAAACAGCACAAAAGTTGGCCCCCCTAGGTTTCAGAGTAGGATATCATAATCATGATTTTGAATTTAAAACAATGGTTGATGGGAAAAACGCTTTAGAATACGTATTGGAGCCCACTGGGAACCAGTTTATTTACCCTGAGATTGACACCTATTGGATTAAAAAAGCGGAGCATGATCCACTTAAGTTCATAAAGAAATATACAGGAAGAACGCCGTATTTACATTTGAAGGATATGACAACGGATGGCCGAGAATTTTTTGCTGAAATCGGTACAGGTTCAATAGACTTTGAGGCTATACTTTCCTGGGGGAAACAAAACGGAGTTGAATGGTATGTAGTAGAACAAGATGAATGCAAGGGGAGCCCATTAGATAGTTTGAGTGTAAGCTTAGAAAATTTAAAAACGATAGAAGGAAAGCTAAGCTAA
- a CDS encoding aldo/keto reductase produces MKPVRIYSSIDNRKTEKQCSQLIMGTAALYPDNMEHVCEILDAYLEVGGNTLDTAHQYEGSEEAVGKWLEKSNKRDQVQLLTKGAHPDDGEPGQRVKPDSIKKDLYDSLERLKTDYVDFYALHRDDPEVEVGPIMEALNEHIDARRIHTIGVSNWTNDRILEANNYAYANGLVGFSFSSPNLSLAKCNQPRWAGCISLDYKAIEWYDSNQLPVFSWSSQAGGFFSGRFTPEDRSNKEMVRVYYSPENWERFHRATILAEEKEVTPIQIALAYVVNQSFPTAAIIGPETKQELVSSVEGANIILSKNEMKWLDLLKDKR; encoded by the coding sequence TTGAAGCCGGTTCGTATTTATAGTTCAATAGATAACCGAAAAACAGAAAAACAATGTTCCCAGTTGATCATGGGGACAGCTGCTTTATACCCTGACAATATGGAGCATGTTTGTGAAATCCTTGATGCTTATTTAGAAGTTGGGGGGAACACATTAGATACTGCACACCAATATGAAGGTAGTGAAGAAGCGGTTGGTAAATGGCTAGAAAAAAGCAATAAAAGAGATCAGGTTCAACTTTTGACAAAGGGAGCTCATCCGGATGACGGAGAGCCTGGCCAGAGAGTGAAACCAGATTCAATCAAAAAGGACTTGTATGATAGTTTAGAGAGACTAAAAACAGATTACGTTGATTTCTATGCGTTGCACCGTGATGACCCTGAGGTGGAAGTTGGCCCCATTATGGAAGCATTAAATGAACATATCGATGCAAGGCGTATTCATACCATCGGCGTTTCAAATTGGACGAATGACCGGATACTAGAGGCGAATAACTATGCTTATGCTAATGGATTAGTAGGATTCTCTTTTAGTAGTCCGAATTTAAGTCTAGCAAAATGTAATCAACCAAGGTGGGCAGGATGTATCTCATTAGATTACAAGGCTATTGAATGGTACGATTCGAATCAATTACCTGTATTTTCATGGTCTTCACAAGCGGGGGGGTTTTTCTCAGGTAGGTTCACCCCAGAAGATCGTTCAAATAAAGAGATGGTTAGAGTATATTATAGTCCTGAAAATTGGGAGCGTTTTCATAGGGCTACAATATTAGCGGAAGAAAAAGAGGTAACTCCGATTCAAATTGCCTTAGCTTATGTTGTGAATCAGTCATTTCCCACTGCTGCTATTATAGGTCCAGAAACAAAACAAGAACTAGTCTCTTCAGTAGAAGGAGCGAATATTATTTTATCGAAAAATGAAATGAAATGGCTTGATTTATTAAAAGATAAAAGGTAA
- a CDS encoding nuclease-related domain-containing protein: MIVKPRKKPVRLLKLVVLKGRLPVRHSKHPFVISEHSLKEAGYRGEKALDYQLDYLPEKDFLILQDLRLPGVLGRFFQIDSLLLNPHFFLLLEAKNYAGTVTFVPEFNQLIQRKGDLEKGYKDPIIQVKKQQEHLHYWLAKHQFPALPTSFFITISNPHTIIKAPPAYKEALEKVVHAEVLTDKITQFKNYNPANRVSLSRLETVAQQILYDSNILQ, translated from the coding sequence TTGATCGTTAAACCACGTAAAAAGCCTGTGAGATTGTTAAAGTTAGTAGTGTTAAAAGGCAGACTGCCGGTCCGCCATTCGAAACATCCCTTTGTAATTAGTGAACATTCATTAAAGGAGGCTGGTTACAGGGGTGAAAAAGCGTTAGATTACCAATTAGACTATCTGCCGGAAAAAGACTTTTTGATTCTTCAGGATTTGCGACTTCCGGGAGTGTTAGGACGGTTCTTTCAAATTGACAGCCTCTTATTGAATCCGCATTTCTTCCTTTTACTTGAGGCGAAAAATTACGCAGGTACAGTGACTTTTGTTCCTGAATTTAACCAACTGATTCAAAGAAAAGGTGACTTAGAAAAGGGATATAAAGATCCAATTATTCAAGTGAAAAAACAACAGGAACATTTGCATTATTGGCTTGCAAAACATCAATTTCCCGCACTTCCAACCTCTTTTTTTATCACAATTAGCAATCCACACACTATTATCAAAGCTCCTCCTGCATACAAAGAAGCTTTAGAAAAAGTGGTTCACGCCGAGGTTTTAACTGATAAAATCACACAGTTCAAGAATTATAATCCTGCTAATCGAGTTTCTTTGAGTCGCTTAGAAACAGTTGCACAACAGATTTTGTACGATTCTAATATTTTGCAGTAA